Proteins encoded within one genomic window of Companilactobacillus sp.:
- a CDS encoding helix-turn-helix domain-containing protein: MDSRVLGRLRQHELVENEQLKTGHHVSDLPNKAISKQNSTQKVKVLNNYFFRNRDVYISKHDRFADYPTHSHQFLEMNYMLNGSCDQIVDGKEIHLNKGDLLLIDVGCSHSIKKLNEADLLINLLFRDQSISINLLDDMRRSNSVLYDFLINRVSGSDNSLKYIIFRNNIDNDIQYTMEDIITEYYSKREFSDSIIKSYLSILLTKLVRHYHVPTDQKNPQQKLMVQILKDISTDFRTINLTDLAKKYGYNKNYLSNFIKKEAGKSFSTLVMNQRLIQAHSQITSTTLPISEIIDNIGMKNKTSFYKKYKAYYLMMPGDERK; encoded by the coding sequence ATGGATTCACGAGTGTTAGGGCGTTTAAGGCAACATGAATTAGTCGAAAATGAGCAATTAAAAACAGGTCATCATGTCTCTGACCTGCCTAATAAAGCGATAAGCAAACAAAACTCCACTCAAAAAGTTAAAGTCTTGAATAACTATTTTTTTAGAAATAGGGATGTTTATATTAGTAAACACGACCGCTTTGCTGATTACCCGACCCATTCTCATCAGTTTTTGGAGATGAACTATATGCTTAATGGTAGCTGCGATCAAATCGTGGATGGCAAAGAAATTCACCTAAATAAGGGAGATCTACTGCTGATCGATGTCGGCTGTTCTCATTCAATCAAAAAATTAAACGAAGCTGATCTATTGATCAACCTGCTATTTCGTGATCAATCTATTAGTATTAATTTGTTAGATGATATGCGCCGCAGTAATTCAGTTTTGTACGATTTTTTGATCAACCGTGTTTCTGGCTCTGATAATTCGCTAAAATACATCATTTTTCGGAATAATATCGATAACGATATCCAATACACGATGGAGGACATCATAACTGAGTATTACTCCAAACGAGAATTCTCGGATTCCATCATCAAATCCTATCTATCCATACTATTAACGAAACTGGTTAGACACTATCATGTTCCGACGGATCAAAAAAATCCTCAGCAAAAATTAATGGTCCAGATCTTAAAGGATATCTCAACTGACTTTCGAACGATCAATCTGACTGATCTTGCTAAAAAATATGGATATAACAAAAATTACTTGAGCAATTTTATTAAAAAAGAAGCTGGAAAATCCTTTAGTACCTTGGTCATGAACCAGCGCTTGATTCAGGCTCATAGTCAGATCACTTCGACTACCCTGCCGATTTCAGAAATTATTGATAACATTGGCATGAAAAACAAAACTAGTTTTTATAAAAAATACAAAGCCTACTACTTAATGATGCCTGGCGATGAAAGAAAATAA
- a CDS encoding DUF4931 domain-containing protein, with amino-acid sequence MSNKDVLVFEIEQAKGKPENIKHASGYCPFCDVEHLTNIIDQKDDMIWLENKYKTLLDTNQTVLIESSDHDADISTYSVEKNRQVFEYIYKCWNKMIKSHKYTSVLMYKNFGPLSGGSLRHPHFQIIGLEKVDGYKHVEAENFNGMRVYKSDRIELNISKKPIMGFVEFNIIITDAANIDNLAEFARVTVKYVLDDFYGGKFDSYNIFFYKEYSKIICKVVPRYVVSPYFVGYRLSQRDGDKQVSGIRDVLLSRLQENAHCQEINSNN; translated from the coding sequence TTGTCAAATAAAGATGTACTTGTGTTCGAAATTGAACAAGCAAAGGGGAAACCCGAAAACATTAAACATGCTTCTGGATACTGTCCATTTTGCGATGTTGAACATTTAACTAATATCATCGATCAAAAAGACGATATGATCTGGTTGGAAAATAAATATAAAACTTTGCTCGATACTAATCAGACAGTACTGATCGAATCCAGTGACCATGATGCAGATATTTCGACGTATTCCGTTGAAAAGAATCGCCAGGTTTTTGAATATATTTATAAGTGCTGGAATAAAATGATCAAGAGCCATAAATATACTAGTGTTTTGATGTACAAAAATTTTGGTCCATTGTCTGGGGGCAGTTTACGTCATCCACATTTTCAGATCATCGGATTAGAGAAGGTCGATGGCTACAAGCATGTCGAGGCTGAAAACTTTAATGGCATGCGTGTCTATAAATCCGATCGAATTGAATTAAACATTTCCAAAAAGCCAATTATGGGATTTGTGGAATTTAATATTATTATCACAGATGCAGCAAATATCGATAACTTAGCAGAATTCGCTCGAGTTACCGTTAAATATGTACTTGATGATTTTTATGGAGGGAAGTTCGATTCTTACAATATTTTCTTTTACAAAGAGTATTCAAAAATAATTTGTAAAGTCGTTCCTCGATATGTCGTTTCTCCATACTTTGTTGGCTATCGATTATCTCAACGCGATGGCGATAAGCAGGTCAGTGGGATTCGCGATGTCTTATTATCAAGACTACAAGAAAATGCTCATTGTCAGGAAATAAATTCAAATAATTAA
- a CDS encoding L-rhamnose isomerase yields MTSTENVEKAYQVAKDRYAEIGVDTDKVLKDLKKVKLSVHCWQGDDIHGFLFPNQELTGGIGVSGNYPGIARTPDELSGDLSEALSLIPGDHKVQLHAIYAVTDKKKDLDELEPEDFSYWVDWAKQQHVGLDMNGTFFSHPMVKDNFTLASPDKDVRDFWIEHGKRSRAIANYFGKELGQQSVNNFWIPDGFKDNPIDKASPRLRLIDSLDQIIAKDYDEKNTIEAFEGKLFGTGIESYTVGSHLFYNNYAISRNKLWTIDAGHWHPTEDVSDKFSAFLPFGKGLMLHVSRPVRWDSDHVVIFDEALVRIARSLVRDNELSKTNIGLDFFDATINRVAAWVVGARATQKAILQAMLEPIDSLKQAELNFDFTTRLAETEELKSYPFGAVWDEFCLQNDVPVGTDWLNNIHQYEKDVQFKRDTNLVNN; encoded by the coding sequence ATGACAAGTACAGAAAACGTAGAAAAAGCCTATCAAGTAGCCAAAGATCGTTACGCAGAAATTGGCGTTGATACAGACAAAGTACTAAAAGACTTAAAGAAAGTTAAATTGTCAGTTCATTGCTGGCAAGGAGATGATATCCATGGATTCTTGTTCCCAAATCAAGAATTAACAGGTGGTATTGGCGTAAGTGGTAATTATCCCGGAATCGCCAGAACCCCAGATGAATTGTCTGGCGACCTTAGCGAAGCACTCTCATTGATCCCTGGCGACCACAAGGTTCAATTGCATGCTATCTATGCGGTTACCGATAAGAAAAAAGACCTTGATGAACTAGAACCCGAAGACTTCAGCTATTGGGTCGACTGGGCTAAACAACAACATGTTGGACTAGATATGAACGGAACATTCTTCTCACATCCAATGGTCAAAGATAACTTTACTTTGGCTAGTCCAGACAAAGATGTTCGTGACTTCTGGATCGAACATGGTAAGAGAAGTCGTGCCATTGCTAACTACTTTGGTAAAGAATTAGGTCAACAATCAGTTAATAACTTCTGGATTCCAGATGGATTTAAAGACAACCCAATTGACAAGGCATCCCCTCGTTTGAGATTGATCGATTCACTCGACCAGATCATTGCTAAAGATTACGACGAAAAGAATACGATCGAAGCCTTTGAAGGTAAGCTATTCGGTACTGGAATCGAATCATACACAGTCGGTTCACATCTCTTCTATAACAATTACGCAATCAGCAGAAACAAGCTCTGGACAATTGATGCCGGACACTGGCACCCAACAGAAGATGTTTCTGATAAGTTCTCAGCCTTCTTGCCATTCGGCAAAGGTTTGATGCTACATGTTTCACGTCCAGTACGTTGGGACAGTGACCATGTTGTTATCTTTGATGAAGCCTTAGTACGTATTGCACGTTCACTTGTTCGCGATAACGAATTAAGCAAGACCAACATTGGACTTGATTTCTTCGATGCTACGATCAACCGTGTTGCTGCATGGGTTGTTGGAGCTCGTGCAACTCAAAAGGCAATCTTGCAAGCAATGCTTGAACCAATCGATTCATTGAAACAGGCTGAGTTAAATTTTGATTTCACAACTAGATTGGCTGAAACAGAAGAACTTAAATCATATCCATTCGGCGCAGTTTGGGATGAATTCTGTCTCCAAAACGATGTACCTGTTGGCACTGACTGGTTGAACAACATTCACCAATATGAAAAAGACGTTCAATTCAAACGTGATACAAATCTTGTAAATAACTAA
- the rhaB gene encoding rhamnulokinase yields the protein MANAYVAVDIGASSGRLMLGTIEDKKLKLQEMHRFKNGFTKENGHDRWAIDSILDEIFKGLEKVKEAGYDKVTLGIDTWAVDYVLVGMNGEKIQDPISYRDARTKNAMQELTSDLPKSYIYKKTGIQFLNFNTLYQLYEESKLDLKNTDKIMMIPDYIGYVLTGNAVTEVTNASTTQMLNLREGLFDENLLDKVNVSQDQFPRLVEAGTILGNVRHKWHTLYNLPETEVVTVATHDTASAVLGTPGQGDHWAYLSSGTWSLLGTELNVPENGELAFKGNYTNEWGAYGTYRFLKNIMGLWMVQCLKHELNDEYSFAELAEQAGEVTPFQQFINVNDERFTNPDSMIDAIQTYCRESNQKVPETPGELAMAIYSNLALYYANEIQQLNKILDYKLESLNIVGGGSNVKLMNQLTSTLANINVYAGPSEATAIGNLIVQMITKNDLTNIAEARKLIRDSYGVKTFHPETNKYGDVLQKYQEFLENNERATVK from the coding sequence ATGGCAAATGCTTATGTAGCTGTTGATATTGGAGCTTCAAGCGGTCGTCTCATGTTAGGTACGATCGAAGATAAGAAATTGAAGCTTCAAGAAATGCATCGTTTTAAAAATGGATTTACAAAAGAAAATGGCCATGACCGTTGGGCAATCGATTCAATTCTAGATGAGATTTTCAAGGGCCTAGAAAAAGTCAAAGAAGCAGGATATGACAAAGTTACCTTAGGAATTGATACCTGGGCAGTCGATTATGTCTTAGTCGGTATGAATGGTGAAAAGATCCAAGATCCAATCAGTTACCGCGATGCGAGAACTAAGAATGCGATGCAAGAATTAACCTCGGATCTGCCAAAAAGTTACATCTACAAAAAGACTGGGATTCAATTTTTAAACTTCAACACGCTTTATCAATTATATGAAGAAAGCAAATTGGATCTCAAAAACACCGACAAGATCATGATGATCCCAGATTATATTGGTTATGTATTAACTGGTAATGCCGTAACTGAGGTTACAAATGCCTCAACTACGCAAATGCTGAACCTTCGTGAAGGATTGTTCGATGAAAACTTATTGGACAAGGTCAACGTTTCGCAAGATCAGTTCCCACGTCTGGTTGAAGCTGGAACTATTCTCGGAAATGTTCGTCACAAGTGGCATACCTTGTACAACTTGCCAGAAACAGAGGTCGTTACCGTAGCGACTCACGATACTGCCTCAGCAGTTTTAGGTACACCAGGTCAAGGAGACCACTGGGCATATCTTAGTTCAGGTACATGGTCGCTATTAGGAACCGAATTGAACGTTCCAGAAAACGGCGAACTAGCCTTTAAGGGTAATTACACCAATGAATGGGGTGCTTATGGTACCTATCGTTTCTTGAAAAATATTATGGGACTTTGGATGGTTCAATGTCTCAAACATGAACTAAATGATGAATATAGCTTTGCAGAATTAGCTGAACAAGCTGGGGAAGTCACGCCATTTCAACAATTCATCAATGTTAATGACGAACGGTTTACTAATCCAGATAGCATGATCGATGCGATCCAGACTTATTGTCGAGAATCTAATCAAAAGGTGCCAGAAACACCCGGTGAATTAGCAATGGCAATTTATTCAAATCTCGCACTTTATTATGCAAACGAGATCCAACAACTAAATAAGATCTTGGACTACAAACTGGAGTCCCTAAATATTGTTGGTGGTGGCTCAAACGTTAAATTAATGAATCAGTTAACTAGTACTTTGGCTAACATCAACGTTTATGCTGGGCCTAGCGAAGCTACCGCAATTGGCAATTTGATCGTTCAGATGATCACGAAAAACGATTTGACAAATATTGCTGAAGCTCGAAAATTGATTCGCGATTCATATGGCGTCAAGACGTTCCATCCTGAAACTAATAAATATGGGGATGTCTTACAGAAATATCAAGAATTTCTTGAAAATAATGAAAGGGCGACTGTGAAATGA
- the rhaD gene encoding rhamnulose-1-phosphate aldolase, producing the protein MKFIDSKYVEKMSEITNELHKHGWDERNGGNVSLRLTQDEVDQFDDLGKTLRNIPIKFDASPLAGQYYLVTGTGRYFKNVHNYPERDAGLVRITEEGNSVDLIWGFNDGGQPTSEFPAHLMTHIARQKVDNNQRVVMHCHPTNWVALSFTHELNEASVSRLLWKMQAESLVVFPEGVGIIPYMTPGTNEIGQATADKMNEFRVVMWPHHGIFACGDSMDEVYGLIETVEKACMIYTAIQSQGGNIEQSITDDDLRDLAKSFGVTPNPDFLSMEPINN; encoded by the coding sequence ATGAAGTTTATTGATTCAAAATATGTTGAAAAAATGTCTGAGATCACTAATGAGTTACACAAACATGGCTGGGATGAAAGAAATGGGGGTAACGTCAGTCTTCGTTTGACTCAAGACGAAGTCGATCAATTTGATGACTTGGGCAAGACATTGAGAAACATTCCAATCAAATTCGACGCCTCCCCTCTAGCAGGTCAATATTACTTAGTAACTGGTACCGGACGTTACTTCAAGAATGTTCATAACTATCCAGAACGTGATGCCGGACTAGTTAGAATCACTGAAGAAGGAAATTCAGTTGATTTGATCTGGGGCTTTAATGACGGTGGACAACCAACTAGCGAATTCCCAGCTCACTTGATGACGCATATTGCTCGTCAAAAAGTCGACAATAACCAACGTGTCGTTATGCACTGTCACCCAACTAATTGGGTCGCATTATCATTTACTCATGAGTTGAACGAAGCTTCAGTAAGTCGTTTGTTATGGAAGATGCAAGCTGAATCTCTCGTAGTCTTCCCAGAAGGAGTTGGTATCATCCCTTATATGACTCCTGGAACAAACGAAATTGGCCAAGCAACTGCCGATAAGATGAACGAATTTAGAGTAGTTATGTGGCCACACCACGGAATCTTTGCTTGTGGAGACAGCATGGATGAAGTATACGGCTTGATCGAGACAGTCGAAAAGGCCTGCATGATCTACACTGCAATTCAAAGCCAAGGCGGCAACATCGAACAAAGCATCACTGACGATGATCTACGTGATCTCGCTAAATCATTCGGTGTTACTCCAAACCCAGATTTCTTATCGATGGAACCAATTAATAATTAA
- the rhaM gene encoding L-rhamnose mutarotase has protein sequence MKRLGQIMYLHKDAYDEYAKRHNNLFPEMRAALKAAGAHNYSIFLNKDNGELFAYLEVDDIEKYNDIAKTDAAKKWWAYMEPLMDTNPDKSPVTVDLDEVFHLD, from the coding sequence ATGAAAAGATTAGGACAAATCATGTATTTACATAAAGATGCCTATGACGAATACGCCAAGAGACACAATAATCTTTTTCCAGAAATGAGAGCAGCCTTAAAAGCTGCCGGAGCACACAACTATTCGATTTTTTTAAACAAAGATAACGGCGAATTGTTCGCTTATCTAGAAGTTGACGATATTGAAAAGTACAACGATATTGCTAAAACTGACGCAGCTAAAAAATGGTGGGCTTATATGGAACCACTCATGGATACCAATCCAGATAAGAGTCCTGTAACAGTCGACTTAGACGAAGTATTTCACTTAGATTAA
- a CDS encoding NAD(P)-dependent alcohol dehydrogenase: MKIKAAVVDKVNDPFVIKDDVELADVEDDGLQVKVVASGICHSDEALRKGDAAFSFPVVLGHEGSGIVEKVGKNVKNFEVGDHIIMSFYSCGECDNCLRGIPTQCRKYAASNLSGTRPDGSDHFTEDGHHVSDMFNQSSFTTHTVINKRNAVKVPKDLDLRKLGPLGCGYVTGSGTVFNTLQPKPGDTIAVFGTGAVGLAAMMAGKISGCVNVIAVDIVESRLELAKKLGATDVINSSKEDPVEAIKKITGGLGVNWSVDTTGVSKVMMDSIGALTQGGTSATIAVTPHNIDLSTWNDLCVDDKKVVGVNMGDSIPQIDIPRLIKFYKMGMFPFDLTEKFFDFDQINEADAESVSGETIKPVLIIDKDYQPGK; the protein is encoded by the coding sequence ATGAAAATCAAAGCAGCAGTTGTAGATAAGGTCAACGACCCATTTGTCATTAAAGATGACGTTGAGTTAGCTGACGTAGAAGATGACGGTTTACAAGTTAAGGTCGTCGCTTCTGGTATTTGTCATTCTGACGAAGCATTAAGAAAAGGCGATGCAGCTTTTAGTTTCCCAGTAGTCCTTGGGCATGAAGGTTCAGGTATCGTTGAAAAAGTTGGTAAGAACGTTAAGAACTTTGAAGTTGGCGATCACATTATTATGTCATTTTATTCATGTGGCGAATGCGATAACTGTTTAAGAGGAATTCCTACACAATGTCGTAAATATGCCGCATCAAACTTGAGTGGTACTCGTCCAGATGGTTCAGACCACTTTACTGAAGATGGACATCACGTAAGCGATATGTTCAACCAATCATCATTTACTACTCATACCGTTATCAATAAGAGAAACGCCGTTAAAGTTCCTAAAGACCTTGACCTCCGTAAACTTGGACCTCTTGGCTGCGGCTATGTAACTGGTAGTGGTACTGTCTTTAATACTTTACAACCAAAACCTGGCGATACAATTGCCGTATTTGGTACAGGTGCTGTTGGTTTAGCTGCCATGATGGCAGGTAAAATTTCTGGATGTGTCAACGTCATCGCTGTCGATATCGTTGAATCACGTTTGGAACTGGCTAAAAAGCTTGGTGCTACTGACGTTATCAATAGTTCTAAAGAAGATCCCGTTGAGGCTATCAAGAAGATCACTGGCGGACTTGGCGTTAACTGGTCAGTTGATACTACCGGTGTTTCAAAAGTTATGATGGATTCAATCGGTGCTTTGACACAAGGCGGAACTTCAGCAACAATTGCAGTTACTCCACATAATATCGATCTAAGTACTTGGAACGACCTTTGTGTTGACGATAAAAAGGTTGTCGGCGTCAACATGGGTGACTCAATTCCACAAATTGATATCCCTCGTTTGATCAAGTTCTACAAGATGGGGATGTTCCCATTTGACTTAACTGAAAAATTCTTCGACTTTGACCAAATCAATGAAGCTGACGCTGAATCTGTCAGTGGCGAAACGATCAAACCAGTCTTGATCATCGATAAGGATTATCAACCTGGAAAATAA
- a CDS encoding MFS transporter — MSDSNKSSLKTTFTVSLTNFLDSGCIVAGASGLTLWTNQFNLNTFEVGLLGALSANAFGAAIGALFGGHLSDKYGRKIIYTYDMLVYMLGALIVMFSMNFPMLLLGFTVTGIAVGAGVPASWTYISETSETNDRARNIGISQFAWSMGPAIIFILGVLFAPLGLLGNRILFGILFVVAFIAWSLQRKLHESEEWEEQKAKEKLTGEKPHPYKDLFSSSVSVKSLLFLIGVYMFWNLVAGAMGFFMPYVYETAGGLTNLQANLLQAVLWIFTALATYFGFARYGDKANHRIFFFVGAAMAAASWIILTFTGMSWTSLWLFVILWGVSAGIGAQAWYALWATELFPTKYRAGSQGVMFFVVRATTGVWSIIFPTILSTMGFKAAGIFMIVLLLISLVIGTIWTPQTRGKSLDEITYERYHQSTSTDKTINESSVTAEETSDGKKA, encoded by the coding sequence ATGAGTGATTCAAATAAAAGTTCATTGAAGACGACCTTTACAGTTTCGCTAACAAACTTCCTAGATTCAGGTTGTATTGTTGCCGGAGCCAGTGGGTTAACTCTTTGGACAAATCAGTTTAATCTCAATACCTTTGAAGTTGGGCTATTGGGAGCTTTAAGCGCCAACGCGTTTGGTGCAGCTATCGGTGCTTTGTTTGGTGGACATCTATCAGATAAGTACGGACGTAAGATTATTTATACTTATGACATGTTGGTATACATGTTAGGGGCATTGATCGTAATGTTCTCGATGAATTTTCCAATGCTTCTATTAGGATTTACCGTTACTGGTATCGCCGTTGGTGCTGGTGTTCCTGCATCATGGACCTACATTTCAGAAACCTCTGAAACTAATGATCGGGCAAGGAATATTGGTATTTCGCAGTTTGCTTGGTCAATGGGTCCAGCAATAATCTTTATTCTCGGAGTATTGTTTGCTCCACTTGGTTTATTAGGTAATCGTATTTTATTCGGTATCTTGTTTGTAGTTGCCTTTATTGCTTGGTCGCTACAAAGAAAACTCCACGAATCAGAAGAGTGGGAAGAACAAAAAGCTAAAGAAAAACTTACTGGCGAAAAGCCACATCCTTATAAAGATCTATTTTCAAGTTCAGTCAGCGTTAAATCATTGTTATTCTTGATCGGCGTTTACATGTTCTGGAACTTGGTTGCCGGGGCAATGGGATTCTTTATGCCATACGTCTACGAAACAGCCGGTGGATTAACTAATCTACAAGCTAACTTACTACAAGCAGTACTTTGGATCTTTACAGCCTTAGCTACTTACTTTGGATTTGCTAGATATGGCGACAAAGCTAACCACAGAATTTTCTTCTTTGTCGGTGCTGCAATGGCTGCCGCATCTTGGATCATCTTGACCTTTACTGGAATGAGTTGGACTAGCCTTTGGCTATTCGTAATCCTCTGGGGTGTTTCTGCCGGAATTGGTGCTCAAGCTTGGTATGCATTATGGGCAACTGAACTATTCCCAACTAAATATCGTGCCGGTTCACAAGGTGTTATGTTCTTCGTTGTTCGGGCAACGACAGGTGTTTGGTCAATAATTTTCCCAACTATCTTATCGACCATGGGCTTCAAAGCAGCCGGTATTTTCATGATCGTCCTACTACTGATTTCACTAGTAATTGGTACAATCTGGACACCACAAACTCGTGGCAAGTCGCTTGATGAGATCACTTATGAAAGATATCATCAATCAACTTCAACTGATAAGACAATTAATGAATCATCCGTTACTGCTGAAGAAACTTCTGACGGAAAGAAGGCCTAG
- a CDS encoding CvfB family protein, which yields MDISEMYGNVLSGSVTDLNKDEAFVQIEGITFAMDLSELDEIPEIGDELSGFVYETKGHKNKITTIMPKVMKGIWDYATVKEVRTDLGVFVDSGLKDKDIVVSLDDLPLEHSEWPKKDDRVMVALDVDHKGRLWGKLADLNLYMQLARSASDKEKNRDETGHVIAIRESGTFVLTDSYYLGFIHSNEQDGPLRIGQEVKTRVIGSSHRRLNLSMKPRAYEEITPDAEMIMAVLEHARDKKIPYTDKSDPNDIKEYFGISKGSFKRALGNLMKQNKIEQKDGFTYLK from the coding sequence ATGGATATTTCAGAGATGTACGGTAATGTATTGTCAGGCTCAGTTACTGACTTAAATAAAGATGAAGCCTTTGTTCAGATCGAAGGTATTACTTTTGCCATGGATCTAAGCGAACTAGATGAAATTCCGGAAATTGGGGATGAATTATCTGGTTTCGTTTACGAGACCAAAGGCCACAAAAACAAAATAACTACTATTATGCCTAAAGTCATGAAGGGAATTTGGGATTACGCAACAGTCAAAGAAGTTCGGACTGACTTGGGTGTCTTTGTCGATTCTGGTTTAAAGGACAAAGATATCGTGGTTTCCTTAGATGACCTGCCGCTCGAGCATTCTGAGTGGCCTAAAAAAGACGACCGTGTCATGGTTGCGCTTGACGTCGACCACAAAGGACGTCTTTGGGGCAAATTGGCTGACTTGAATTTATACATGCAATTAGCTCGTTCAGCCAGCGATAAGGAAAAAAATCGTGATGAAACTGGCCACGTAATTGCGATTCGCGAATCAGGAACATTTGTTTTGACTGACAGCTATTATTTAGGCTTTATCCACTCTAATGAACAAGATGGACCATTAAGAATTGGCCAAGAAGTTAAAACTCGTGTCATCGGTTCTAGTCACCGTCGCTTGAATTTATCGATGAAGCCACGTGCTTACGAAGAGATCACGCCGGATGCAGAAATGATCATGGCCGTCTTAGAACATGCTAGAGACAAAAAAATACCATATACCGATAAAAGCGACCCCAACGATATCAAAGAATACTTTGGTATTAGCAAGGGTAGTTTTAAACGAGCATTAGGTAATTTAATGAAACAAAATAAAATTGAACAAAAGGATGGCTTCACATATTTGAAGTGA
- the xerD gene encoding site-specific tyrosine recombinase XerD, translating to MKDVINDYSRYLRLDRGLSQNTILSYRQDLLEYSHYLEQNNMQSYPEDHFQITNFFAYQDQSGKSKTSEIRIFSTLKKFYQWMELIGKIEANPMAELDAPKKAQHLPVVLSMEEVVSLIESPDVDKPLGIRDRAIFEVMYATGLRVSELINLTMDDLHLDLGLIKTIGKGDKERLLPIGKTAIKWLNIYFDKTRNDLIERYGDKKQVFLNFRGQQLTRQSIWRMIKKYIAQVGITKDVTPHTLRHSFATNLLANGADLRVVQELLGHSDISTTQIYTHINQTRMKQVYEQAHPRA from the coding sequence ATGAAAGATGTAATTAATGATTATTCAAGATATTTAAGGCTTGACAGAGGATTATCTCAAAATACGATTTTATCCTATCGACAGGATCTATTAGAATACAGTCATTATTTAGAACAAAATAATATGCAGAGTTATCCTGAGGACCACTTCCAGATAACTAATTTTTTTGCATATCAAGATCAGAGCGGGAAATCCAAGACTAGCGAGATCAGGATTTTTTCGACTTTAAAGAAGTTTTATCAGTGGATGGAACTTATTGGGAAAATCGAAGCTAATCCAATGGCTGAACTTGATGCACCTAAAAAAGCGCAGCATTTACCAGTTGTCCTATCAATGGAGGAAGTCGTTTCACTAATTGAATCTCCTGACGTTGATAAACCTTTGGGTATCCGTGATCGGGCAATTTTTGAAGTGATGTACGCGACAGGTCTACGGGTCAGCGAATTGATCAATTTGACAATGGACGACTTGCATCTTGACCTAGGTTTGATCAAAACCATCGGTAAAGGCGACAAGGAACGTTTATTGCCGATTGGGAAGACTGCCATCAAGTGGTTAAATATTTATTTTGATAAAACCAGAAATGATTTAATCGAAAGATATGGCGATAAGAAACAAGTTTTTCTTAATTTCCGTGGTCAGCAATTAACGCGCCAATCGATTTGGAGAATGATCAAAAAGTACATTGCACAAGTGGGCATTACTAAGGATGTAACTCCACATACATTAAGACATTCCTTTGCCACGAATTTATTGGCTAATGGAGCTGACTTAAGAGTCGTCCAGGAATTGCTTGGGCATTCAGATATTTCGACCACGCAAATTTATACTCATATCAATCAGACTCGAATGAAACAAGTGTATGAACAAGCACATCCACGTGCTTAG